From one Poseidonibacter antarcticus genomic stretch:
- a CDS encoding SufD family Fe-S cluster assembly protein: MRLIEIDGLTLPKKRSEEFVKVNFEELFSYDFKNTKTYEFNIDGLEVQKDNKTYQNSLFEITKKIDENQMVLTINSNIEKPICIVHKINEDETFFTNSLKIEVKENVKASVIEVFTNTSNNSAYCVNRVIQVDENANFEYARIQDINDKNYLVFNVDINQEQDSKCKLTNFDFGTGIIINNFINILNKKNCDYELNGLVKSTASSNTANVIRTTHNNESSISNINYKHSLKDFSRAVFKVISIVNDKALFTKAFQNTDTILLSNDAAIFAQPHLEILIDELEASHGATTGTLNKEQLLYLQSRGISKELSYEMLLKAFEEKIYDNIEDTLIKEFVDSYKREDYV, encoded by the coding sequence ATGAGACTAATTGAAATTGATGGATTAACTCTTCCAAAAAAAAGAAGTGAAGAATTTGTAAAAGTAAATTTTGAAGAGCTTTTTTCTTATGATTTTAAAAATACTAAAACTTATGAATTTAATATTGATGGATTAGAAGTACAAAAAGATAATAAAACTTATCAAAATAGCTTATTTGAAATTACAAAAAAAATAGATGAAAATCAAATGGTTTTAACAATCAATTCTAATATTGAAAAACCTATTTGTATAGTTCATAAAATTAATGAAGATGAAACATTTTTCACTAATTCATTAAAAATTGAAGTAAAAGAAAACGTAAAAGCTTCTGTTATAGAAGTTTTTACAAACACTTCAAATAATAGTGCTTATTGTGTAAATAGAGTAATTCAAGTAGATGAAAATGCAAATTTTGAATATGCAAGAATTCAAGATATTAATGACAAAAATTATTTAGTATTTAATGTTGATATTAATCAAGAACAAGACTCAAAATGTAAACTTACAAACTTTGATTTTGGAACTGGGATTATTATAAATAACTTTATAAATATTTTAAATAAAAAGAATTGTGATTATGAATTAAATGGTCTTGTAAAATCAACAGCATCATCAAATACTGCAAATGTAATTAGAACAACTCACAATAATGAAAGTTCTATAAGTAATATAAATTATAAACATTCATTAAAAGATTTTTCAAGAGCAGTTTTTAAAGTAATTTCAATTGTAAATGATAAAGCTTTATTTACAAAAGCATTTCAAAATACTGATACTATTTTACTTTCAAATGATGCAGCTATTTTTGCACAACCTCATTTAGAGATTTTAATAGATGAATTAGAAGCTAGTCATGGAGCAACAACTGGGACTTTAAATAAAGAACAATTATTATATTTACAGTCTCGTGGAATAAGTAAAGAATTATCATATGAAATGCTTTTAAAAGCTTTTGAAGAAAAAATTTATGATAATATTGAAGATACATTAATCAAAGAATTTGTAGATTCATATAAAAGAGAAGACTATGTTTAA